A stretch of the Planktothricoides raciborskii GIHE-MW2 genome encodes the following:
- a CDS encoding glycosyltransferase family 4 protein yields the protein MRILQLHNLYKIAGGEDVVVQAEKTLLEAYGHEVILLQADNHNITNFFSQTMTALNTVYSFSAKKRVQAEIAKFQPDVVHVHNFFPLWSPAVYDACQEAKVAVLQTLHNYRLLCAAGLLFRDGKVCEDCLGKLFTWPGVVHRCYRGSRVGSAVLATMQAVHRARGTWNERVNLYIAMTEFNRNKFIEAGLPADKIVLKPHFLFSDPQIKQGHGDYALFVGRLSPEKGIDTMLAAWRLKASNGLGEQVQNFLGSLKIVGDGPLADQVAMAAQEIPGVEWLGRQPQEQVQKLMQNAKLLVFPSECYEAFGMVILEAYSVGLPVVASNLGSLSSLVDSGRTGLHFRPGDADDLAAKVEWAIAHPQELAQMGREARAEFEAHYTAEANYRQLMEIYQLALGSQTR from the coding sequence ATGAGAATCTTACAGCTACATAACCTCTACAAAATCGCAGGAGGAGAGGATGTCGTGGTTCAGGCTGAGAAAACCTTGCTAGAAGCTTATGGTCACGAGGTGATATTGCTGCAAGCGGACAATCACAACATTACCAACTTCTTCAGCCAAACCATGACCGCCTTGAACACGGTTTATTCCTTCTCGGCCAAAAAACGAGTACAGGCAGAAATTGCTAAGTTTCAACCGGATGTAGTTCACGTCCACAATTTTTTCCCATTGTGGTCTCCGGCAGTTTACGATGCCTGTCAGGAAGCTAAAGTGGCCGTATTGCAGACTCTCCATAATTACCGACTGCTTTGCGCCGCTGGTTTATTGTTTCGGGATGGAAAGGTGTGCGAAGACTGTTTAGGCAAGCTTTTCACCTGGCCGGGAGTGGTTCACCGTTGCTACCGAGGCAGTCGAGTCGGCAGTGCGGTATTAGCAACAATGCAGGCCGTCCACCGTGCCAGGGGAACCTGGAACGAACGGGTCAATTTATATATTGCGATGACGGAGTTTAACCGCAATAAATTTATCGAGGCAGGCTTGCCAGCAGATAAAATTGTCCTAAAACCGCATTTTCTATTTTCAGATCCCCAGATAAAGCAGGGGCATGGGGATTACGCTCTGTTTGTGGGGCGGCTGTCCCCAGAGAAAGGAATCGATACAATGCTGGCTGCTTGGCGATTAAAGGCATCAAATGGGCTTGGTGAACAGGTTCAAAATTTTTTAGGGTCGCTCAAAATTGTCGGAGACGGGCCTTTAGCAGATCAAGTGGCTATGGCAGCACAGGAGATCCCAGGAGTAGAATGGCTCGGTAGACAGCCCCAAGAACAAGTACAAAAGCTGATGCAAAATGCCAAATTATTGGTGTTTCCATCTGAGTGCTATGAAGCTTTTGGCATGGTTATTTTAGAAGCTTACTCCGTGGGTTTGCCGGTGGTCGCCAGTAACTTGGGCAGTCTCTCTTCATTGGTTGATTCGGGTCGCACGGGTCTTCATTTTCGTCCCGGAGATGCCGATGACCTGGCGGCTAAAGTTGAATGGGCGATCGCTCACCCCCAAGAACTGGCGCAAATGGGACGAGAAGCCCGCGCCGAATTTGAAGCCCACTACACAGCAGAAGCCAACTATCGGCAATTAATGGAAATCTACCAGTTAGCCCTTGGTTCTCAAACTAGATGA
- a CDS encoding RNA-guided endonuclease TnpB family protein, translating to MVYKAFRTKLKLNDHQATLMAKHAGYARKVFNWGLRLWMLADREGLKPNLNSIKKVFTNHVKPQYPWMSELYSRVYQYAFINLGDAFKRCFTGISKYPKFKKKGYHDSFTLDNCGKPIRLSGTRHKLPFVGWVSTLEAIPESLVKKVTISRQAGDWYMSFFVETTPEITPKCREIIGVDLGINNLATCSDGTNFSNPKAYKSAAKKLARLQRHLSRKIKGSKNWYKCLLKVQRLHRRVANIRRDTIHKLTTFLAKNHSQVVIEDLNVSGMLRNHRLAGSIADASFYEFRRQLDYKSSWYGSKLIIADRFYPSSQLCSNCGHRQKMPLNQRIFQCHNCGLVIDRDLNASLNLEKSSGCGDYTCGRGAADSPGRSKK from the coding sequence ATGGTTTACAAAGCTTTCCGCACAAAACTAAAACTCAATGACCATCAAGCAACCCTGATGGCCAAACACGCGGGCTATGCTCGAAAAGTTTTTAATTGGGGATTACGCTTGTGGATGTTAGCCGATCGAGAGGGACTAAAGCCTAACCTTAACTCCATCAAAAAGGTTTTTACTAATCATGTGAAACCTCAATATCCTTGGATGTCTGAATTGTATTCTAGAGTTTATCAATATGCTTTTATTAATCTAGGCGATGCGTTCAAACGCTGCTTTACAGGAATAAGTAAGTATCCTAAATTTAAGAAGAAAGGCTACCACGATAGTTTTACTCTTGACAATTGTGGAAAACCAATCAGGCTGTCAGGAACTCGCCACAAGCTTCCCTTTGTTGGCTGGGTTTCTACATTAGAAGCTATACCAGAAAGTCTGGTTAAGAAAGTCACTATTAGCCGCCAAGCTGGTGACTGGTATATGAGCTTTTTTGTAGAAACTACCCCAGAAATTACACCTAAATGTCGAGAGATAATCGGGGTCGATCTGGGAATTAACAATTTGGCGACTTGCTCCGATGGGACAAATTTTTCTAATCCCAAAGCATATAAATCAGCCGCCAAAAAACTAGCTCGATTACAACGCCATTTAAGTCGCAAAATCAAAGGCTCGAAAAATTGGTATAAATGTCTCTTAAAAGTCCAAAGGCTACATCGAAGAGTAGCAAATATTCGCCGTGACACAATTCATAAACTAACTACTTTTTTAGCTAAGAACCACAGCCAAGTAGTCATTGAAGATTTGAATGTGTCTGGGATGTTGAGAAATCATCGTTTGGCCGGTTCTATTGCTGACGCCTCATTTTATGAGTTCCGTCGGCAACTGGATTACAAGAGCTCATGGTATGGTTCAAAATTGATTATTGCAGATAGATTTTATCCATCCAGTCAACTCTGTTCTAATTGCGGCCATCGACAAAAAATGCCGCTAAACCAACGGATTTTTCAATGTCATAACTGTGGTCTGGTGATAGATAGAGACTTGAATGCCAGTCTAAATTTAGAAAAATCGTCGGGCTGCGGCGATTACACTTGTGGACGGGGTGCTGCCGACAGTCCCGGACGAAGCAAGAAATAA
- a CDS encoding glycosyltransferase family 4 protein, which produces MNNSTLKILCTITAYPPSVGGAQLHTHKIVSLLNQNHQISVITHWTENRNDWLLGTTLNAPKMVKNYDLDGVPVKQITLNQSERLALIPYVLGYYAIKKIAVDRISDRLLPKLEASAPADLDLIQNVRIGREGISYASWKLARKLDIPFIFTPLHHPRWVGWNYREYINLYQQADGVIALTNVEKQILIELGVKPEKIFITGIGPLIADTAEPEAFRQKYALGRDPIILFLGQQYPYKGFQSLWDAAPEVWKRFPDTRFIFIGPRTKYSKKVFAQIKDERVIELGQVSLAEKTNALAACDILCVPSMQESFGGVYPEAWMMKKPVIGGDIPAIREVISDGINGFLVQQDSAEIADKICQLLQNTSLREKMGAAGYQKVLEKYTWDKLAEKINGAYRQVLQG; this is translated from the coding sequence GTGAACAACTCTACCTTAAAAATTCTCTGTACAATTACTGCCTACCCTCCGTCAGTGGGCGGAGCCCAGCTACATACCCATAAAATTGTCAGCCTCTTAAACCAAAACCATCAAATTAGTGTCATCACTCATTGGACGGAAAATCGGAATGATTGGTTATTGGGCACTACGTTGAATGCTCCAAAAATGGTCAAAAATTATGACCTCGATGGCGTTCCCGTTAAACAAATTACCCTAAATCAGTCAGAAAGACTGGCTTTAATTCCTTATGTATTGGGATATTATGCGATTAAAAAAATAGCAGTCGATCGCATTTCCGATCGCCTGCTGCCTAAATTAGAAGCATCTGCACCGGCAGACTTAGATTTGATTCAGAATGTCCGCATTGGTCGCGAAGGAATCAGTTATGCTTCATGGAAACTAGCCCGAAAATTAGATATTCCATTTATTTTTACGCCCCTGCATCATCCCCGGTGGGTGGGATGGAATTACCGGGAGTATATCAATCTTTATCAACAAGCGGATGGAGTGATTGCCCTCACCAATGTAGAAAAGCAAATTTTAATTGAACTGGGGGTTAAACCAGAAAAAATCTTTATTACCGGAATTGGCCCATTAATTGCAGATACCGCCGAACCGGAAGCATTTCGTCAAAAATATGCTTTAGGACGCGATCCGATTATTTTATTTTTGGGTCAGCAGTATCCCTATAAAGGATTTCAATCGTTATGGGATGCCGCCCCAGAAGTCTGGAAACGGTTTCCCGATACTCGGTTTATATTTATTGGGCCACGCACGAAGTATTCAAAAAAAGTTTTTGCTCAAATCAAAGATGAGCGAGTGATAGAATTAGGCCAAGTTTCCCTAGCAGAAAAAACCAATGCCTTGGCTGCCTGCGATATTTTATGTGTGCCATCCATGCAAGAAAGTTTTGGCGGAGTTTATCCAGAAGCTTGGATGATGAAAAAACCTGTCATTGGTGGTGATATTCCAGCAATTCGGGAGGTGATTTCCGATGGCATCAATGGTTTTTTGGTGCAACAGGATTCGGCGGAAATAGCTGATAAAATTTGCCAATTGCTCCAGAATACTTCATTACGAGAAAAAATGGGTGCTGCGGGCTATCAAAAAGTATTAGAAAAGTACACTTGGGATAAATTGGCGGAAAAAATCAATGGGGCTTATCGGCAAGTTTTGCAAGGATAA
- a CDS encoding WecB/TagA/CpsF family glycosyltransferase — protein sequence MTSNQLSLTPPKKTSVLGIGVSRTNYYDCTEFIIKSAKLRQSCTVAPTPVHGIMTGYLDPKGHGDRLNQFTLVVPDGQPVRWAMNLFRQPDEVPLKDRVYGPTLMLHLCASAANENMGIFLYGSSIEVLGKLAQNLKEKFPNLTIAGAISPPFRPLTPEEDAEYTQKIRESGAGIVFIGLGCPRQEAWAFKHSQQLNCALVCVGAAFDFHAGNIPQAPPWMQKAGLEWLFRLRQEPLRLWQRYVFLNPLYLILLFLQLINLLPLSAPLKKNFS from the coding sequence ATGACCAGCAACCAACTTTCTTTAACCCCACCTAAGAAAACCAGCGTGTTAGGCATCGGCGTAAGTCGCACTAACTACTACGACTGTACAGAATTTATTATTAAATCGGCTAAACTCCGCCAGTCTTGTACCGTAGCTCCCACCCCAGTACATGGGATTATGACTGGTTACTTAGATCCCAAGGGTCATGGCGATCGCCTCAATCAATTTACCCTGGTTGTTCCTGATGGTCAGCCAGTGCGTTGGGCGATGAATTTATTCCGCCAACCTGATGAAGTTCCTCTAAAAGATCGGGTGTATGGCCCAACATTAATGCTGCATCTTTGCGCCTCAGCAGCCAATGAGAATATGGGGATTTTTCTCTATGGTTCCAGTATCGAAGTCTTAGGTAAGTTGGCGCAAAATCTCAAAGAAAAATTCCCAAACTTAACTATCGCTGGCGCCATTTCTCCACCATTTCGCCCACTCACTCCCGAAGAAGACGCCGAATACACGCAAAAAATTCGTGAATCTGGCGCAGGGATTGTGTTTATTGGGTTAGGTTGCCCCAGACAAGAAGCTTGGGCTTTCAAACATTCTCAGCAGTTAAACTGTGCTTTGGTTTGTGTCGGGGCTGCTTTTGATTTTCATGCTGGCAATATTCCCCAAGCACCTCCGTGGATGCAAAAAGCTGGCTTAGAGTGGTTATTTCGGTTGCGGCAAGAACCGCTTCGTCTTTGGCAACGTTATGTATTTTTAAATCCCCTCTATTTAATTCTGTTGTTCCTTCAGCTAATCAATTTACTTCCACTTTCAGCCCCTTTGAAAAAGAATTTTTCTTAG
- a CDS encoding folate-binding protein YgfZ: MNQEVNQKLLAMQQSSGAIFADSSAGENIPMSFGNDAAALTAARSAVALCDRSHWGLIQLSGGDRLRFLHNQSTNNIQILKPGQSCDTVFVTSTARTIDLATVYITENTVLVLVSPNRRQKLMPLLDRYIFPADKVELEDLSDATAIFSLIGPKSHHLLAQLGLKDLSFSEQTKHQIIDLNGCQLRIAEGSGLVTPGYTLIMPKDAAAKVWQTLTNTGSVPMGENCWEQLRIEQGRPAPDCELTEDYNPLEAGLWHTLSFDKGCYIGQETIARLNTYKGVKQQLWGVQLPAPVEPGTAVMVGEDKVGIVTSYTNSSTGSFALAYIRTKAGGLGLKVQVGNVAGEVVDVPFLTRGYLAEMKDLT; the protein is encoded by the coding sequence ATGAACCAAGAAGTGAACCAAAAATTACTCGCAATGCAGCAGTCATCCGGCGCAATTTTTGCCGATTCTAGCGCTGGGGAAAATATCCCCATGAGTTTTGGTAATGATGCGGCAGCCTTGACCGCAGCCCGATCAGCGGTTGCCCTTTGCGATCGCAGTCATTGGGGACTGATTCAACTTTCTGGGGGCGATCGCCTGCGGTTTTTACACAACCAAAGCACCAACAACATTCAAATTCTCAAACCCGGTCAAAGTTGTGACACCGTATTTGTCACCTCCACAGCCCGAACCATTGACCTAGCCACGGTCTACATTACCGAAAATACCGTATTAGTCCTGGTTTCCCCCAACCGACGGCAAAAACTGATGCCATTGCTCGATCGCTATATTTTTCCAGCAGATAAAGTCGAACTAGAAGACCTCAGCGACGCCACCGCCATCTTTAGCTTAATTGGCCCAAAAAGTCACCATCTTTTAGCACAGCTTGGACTCAAAGATTTGAGCTTCTCTGAGCAAACAAAGCATCAAATTATAGACCTAAATGGCTGCCAATTACGCATTGCCGAAGGCAGTGGTTTAGTCACCCCAGGCTACACCTTAATCATGCCTAAAGATGCAGCGGCAAAGGTTTGGCAAACCCTCACCAATACGGGATCGGTTCCTATGGGAGAAAATTGCTGGGAACAGTTAAGAATTGAACAAGGACGCCCTGCCCCAGATTGTGAACTCACAGAAGATTATAATCCCTTAGAAGCAGGATTATGGCACACCCTTTCTTTTGATAAAGGCTGTTATATTGGGCAAGAAACAATTGCCCGGTTAAACACCTATAAAGGAGTCAAACAGCAACTTTGGGGAGTGCAACTACCCGCCCCCGTTGAACCGGGAACTGCGGTCATGGTTGGGGAAGACAAAGTTGGTATCGTCACCAGTTATACTAACAGTAGCACCGGGTCATTTGCCTTGGCTTATATTAGAACCAAAGCGGGAGGTTTGGGCTTAAAGGTACAAGTGGGAAATGTTGCCGGTGAAGTGGTGGATGTGCCATTTTTAACTCGCGGTTATTTAGCAGAAATGAAAGACTTGACTTAA
- a CDS encoding serine/threonine-protein kinase produces MLAIDQIIQDRYQLQGQLSDNPVRQTWLARDLSATEIERQLVVIKFLAFGGLVQWEHLKLFEREANVLKQLDYPRIPKYYDYFHLDDQTLWFGLVQQYIPGKSLKQLQIEGKRFTESEVREIAKQALNILIYLHELNPQVLHRDIKPSNLILDNKGCLYLIDFGSVQDSSPGIGSTFTVVGTFGYAPMEQYGGRTVPASDLYALGATLIHLLSGTSPADLPQYDAHIQFRHLVNASPSFLQWLEMLTEPSVEKRPNSAREAKNMLESGIILSKENPEKVASNFVNNSGQGGLFDSSVPVPDEIKGWNWGAFLFPQFWPLTNQTWIGLLSWAPFIGPFMTFVLAYKGNEWAWKSRKWRSIEQFKAHQRGWTIAGLLFGIPVSVAIWVSAIAFLIDL; encoded by the coding sequence ATGCTTGCGATCGATCAAATCATCCAAGACCGTTATCAACTCCAAGGGCAATTAAGTGATAATCCCGTCCGGCAAACTTGGCTGGCCAGAGATTTATCAGCCACGGAAATTGAGCGACAATTAGTGGTGATAAAATTCTTAGCATTTGGTGGCCTAGTCCAGTGGGAACACTTAAAACTATTTGAACGAGAAGCCAACGTATTAAAACAACTGGATTATCCGCGCATTCCCAAATATTATGATTATTTTCATCTCGATGACCAAACCCTTTGGTTTGGCTTAGTCCAGCAATATATACCAGGTAAATCCCTAAAACAATTACAAATTGAAGGGAAACGCTTTACCGAATCAGAAGTGCGGGAAATCGCTAAACAAGCATTAAATATCCTGATTTATCTGCACGAACTGAATCCCCAAGTTTTACACCGGGATATTAAACCCAGTAACTTAATTTTGGACAACAAAGGTTGCCTTTACTTAATTGATTTTGGTTCGGTGCAAGATTCATCTCCTGGGATAGGATCTACTTTCACCGTCGTCGGCACATTCGGTTATGCCCCAATGGAACAATATGGCGGCAGAACTGTCCCCGCTTCTGACCTTTATGCCCTCGGTGCCACCTTAATTCATTTACTCAGTGGCACTTCACCTGCAGATTTACCCCAATATGATGCCCATATTCAATTTCGTCATTTAGTTAATGCTAGTCCCAGCTTTTTGCAGTGGCTAGAAATGCTAACCGAACCATCCGTAGAAAAACGCCCAAACTCTGCTCGTGAAGCGAAAAATATGCTGGAATCTGGCATTATTTTAAGTAAAGAAAATCCCGAAAAAGTTGCCAGTAATTTTGTCAATAATTCGGGACAAGGGGGTTTATTTGACTCCTCTGTACCCGTCCCCGATGAAATTAAAGGTTGGAATTGGGGTGCTTTTTTGTTTCCCCAATTTTGGCCATTGACCAATCAAACTTGGATTGGATTGTTATCCTGGGCGCCGTTTATTGGGCCATTTATGACCTTTGTCCTCGCTTATAAAGGCAATGAATGGGCTTGGAAAAGTCGCAAATGGCGCAGTATTGAGCAATTTAAAGCCCACCAACGGGGCTGGACGATCGCCGGACTTCTGTTTGGGATTCCCGTATCTGTGGCTATTTGGGTCAGTGCGATCGCCTTTCTGATTGACTTGTAA
- the pyk gene encoding pyruvate kinase — translation MEMRNFLRRTKIVATIGPATSKPEVLRDLIEAGATTLRLNFSHGSHEDHQRSIRLIRQVSFELNQPVGILQDLQGPKIRLGKFEKGSIQVKKGDSFILTSRPVACNQEIACVTYDRLADEVPEGATILLDDGRVEMFVDKIDRESGNLHCRVVVGGVLSNNKGVNFPGVYLSIKALTEKDREDLLFGLDQGVDWVAMSFVRNPQDILEIKEFISSADKNVPVIAKIEKHEAVEQMEAILSLCDGVMVARGDLGVEIPAEEVPIIQKRLITTCNRLGIPVITATQMLDSMVSSPRATRAEISDVANAILDGTDAVMLSNETAVGKYPVEAVETMARIACRIERDQAIGKITTQETGLSIPNAISQAVGKIAQQLHAAAIMTMTKSGATARNVSKFRPHTPILAITPHVYVARQLQVVWGVKPLLVLDLPSTGQTFQAAINVAMENEFLTEGDLVVMTAGTLQGMSGSTDLIKVEVVTSVLGKGVGLGQGSISGRARVADRPLEVANFNPGEILVAPKTTADYIDAIRKAAGVITEEESLTSHAAVIGLRLGIPVMVGVKNATKKIREGSILTMDLERGLVYSGATGTSSTDTILTP, via the coding sequence ATGGAAATGCGAAATTTTTTGCGTCGGACAAAGATTGTCGCCACTATTGGACCGGCAACCAGTAAACCAGAAGTGTTGCGCGATTTAATCGAAGCAGGTGCAACCACTTTACGCCTGAACTTTTCTCATGGGAGTCACGAAGATCATCAGCGGAGTATCCGCTTGATCCGTCAGGTTTCCTTTGAACTGAATCAGCCCGTCGGCATCTTACAAGACCTGCAAGGGCCAAAAATTCGCTTGGGCAAATTTGAAAAAGGCTCAATTCAGGTTAAAAAAGGGGATAGCTTTATCCTAACCAGCCGCCCCGTGGCTTGCAACCAAGAGATCGCTTGTGTCACCTACGATCGCCTCGCCGATGAAGTTCCCGAAGGCGCCACCATTCTCCTTGATGATGGACGGGTGGAAATGTTCGTGGACAAAATCGATCGTGAATCCGGTAATCTTCATTGTCGAGTGGTGGTTGGTGGCGTCCTTTCCAACAACAAAGGGGTAAACTTTCCGGGAGTGTATCTCTCGATTAAAGCCCTAACGGAAAAAGACCGGGAAGATTTACTCTTTGGTCTTGACCAAGGAGTAGACTGGGTGGCCATGAGTTTCGTGCGTAACCCCCAAGACATCTTAGAAATCAAAGAGTTTATCTCCAGTGCCGATAAGAATGTGCCGGTGATTGCCAAAATCGAAAAGCACGAAGCGGTTGAGCAAATGGAAGCTATTCTCTCTCTCTGCGATGGGGTGATGGTAGCTCGCGGCGACTTAGGGGTAGAAATTCCCGCTGAAGAAGTGCCGATTATCCAAAAACGCTTAATTACTACTTGCAACCGTTTGGGAATTCCGGTGATTACCGCCACGCAAATGTTGGATAGCATGGTGAGCAGCCCTCGGGCTACCCGTGCAGAAATCTCCGATGTGGCGAACGCTATTCTGGATGGCACCGATGCGGTGATGCTTTCCAACGAAACAGCGGTGGGCAAATATCCCGTGGAAGCGGTGGAAACAATGGCCCGGATTGCTTGTCGCATTGAACGGGATCAGGCGATCGGTAAAATTACAACTCAAGAAACCGGGTTATCTATTCCCAATGCCATCAGTCAAGCGGTGGGGAAAATTGCTCAACAACTCCATGCAGCGGCAATTATGACCATGACAAAATCTGGAGCGACAGCCCGGAATGTTTCCAAGTTTCGCCCTCACACGCCGATTTTGGCGATCACACCCCATGTTTATGTGGCGCGTCAACTTCAGGTGGTTTGGGGGGTTAAACCCTTGCTAGTCCTGGATTTACCTTCTACGGGTCAAACTTTCCAAGCGGCGATTAATGTGGCGATGGAAAACGAATTCCTGACCGAAGGGGATTTAGTGGTAATGACGGCGGGTACTTTGCAAGGGATGTCGGGATCTACTGACTTAATTAAGGTAGAAGTGGTCACGTCTGTACTCGGCAAAGGGGTCGGTTTGGGTCAAGGGTCGATTAGTGGTCGGGCTAGAGTTGCCGATCGCCCCTTGGAAGTTGCCAATTTTAACCCTGGAGAAATTCTGGTTGCCCCCAAAACTACCGCTGATTATATTGATGCGATTAGAAAAGCAGCCGGAGTGATTACTGAAGAAGAGAGTCTCACCAGCCATGCAGCCGTCATTGGCTTGCGTTTAGGGATTCCCGTGATGGTGGGGGTGAAAAATGCTACGAAAAAGATTCGCGAAGGATCGATTCTGACGATGGATCTCGAGCGGGGTTTAGTCTATTCCGGTGCTACGGGTACGAGTTCAACTGATACGATTCTGACTCCTTAA
- the crtR gene encoding beta-carotene hydroxylase — protein sequence MPEAQHPTLTIPKEFLGPPPGRINPNLLMFVAAVTLVIMSTIGYWRWDWPGWCCFTINVIALHLSGTVIHDASHNAGHRNRIVNSILGHGSALMLGFAFPVFTRVHLQHHAHVNDPEKDPDHFVSTGGPLWLIAARFFYHEIFFFKHRLWRNYELLEWFFSRLVVVAVVYAAIQYDFLPYILNYWFSPALVVGLALGLFFDYLPHRPFEERDRWKNARVYPSAILNILILGQNYHLVHHLWPSIPWYKYRPAYHAMKPLLDAKGSPQSLGLLQGKDFFSFIYDIFLGIRFHHSKSKEKVS from the coding sequence ATGCCAGAGGCCCAGCACCCCACGCTGACGATTCCCAAGGAGTTTCTCGGGCCCCCTCCTGGCAGGATTAATCCCAACCTACTTATGTTTGTAGCCGCCGTGACTTTGGTTATCATGTCTACGATTGGTTACTGGCGTTGGGACTGGCCGGGGTGGTGCTGCTTTACGATTAATGTGATCGCGTTGCACCTGTCGGGGACAGTGATTCACGATGCTTCACACAATGCAGGGCATCGTAATCGTATCGTGAATTCCATCTTAGGGCATGGTAGTGCCTTAATGTTAGGATTTGCTTTTCCAGTTTTTACGCGAGTTCATTTACAGCACCATGCTCATGTCAACGATCCTGAGAAGGATCCGGATCATTTTGTGTCTACAGGGGGCCCGTTATGGCTAATTGCCGCCCGCTTTTTTTACCATGAAATCTTTTTCTTTAAACATCGTCTCTGGCGAAATTATGAATTGTTAGAGTGGTTTTTCAGCCGGTTGGTGGTGGTAGCTGTGGTCTATGCAGCGATTCAATATGATTTTTTGCCTTATATCCTCAACTATTGGTTTTCCCCGGCTTTAGTGGTTGGTTTGGCTTTGGGATTATTTTTTGATTATTTACCCCATCGCCCTTTTGAAGAGCGCGATCGCTGGAAAAATGCCAGAGTTTATCCCAGTGCCATTCTTAATATCTTAATCTTGGGGCAAAATTATCATTTAGTCCATCATTTGTGGCCATCTATTCCCTGGTACAAATACCGTCCCGCCTATCATGCGATGAAACCACTTTTAGATGCTAAAGGAAGTCCACAATCTTTAGGCTTGCTCCAAGGGAAAGACTTTTTTAGCTTTATTTATGACATTTTTTTGGGAATTAGGTTCCATCATTCTAAATCTAAGGAAAAAGTCTCATAA
- a CDS encoding TldD/PmbA family protein, with protein MIEINQLASQTQETAKRLGIKKFDIYGSAVDENSVQVDNGEPKQVKASQRSGVTVRVWNEQNTMGITSTTDVNPLGLELALKTAYEASFFGVTEHVPDFSPEATVPLAKQDAKMPQVQVSTLIETLIKAEKELLAAHEAIASVPYNGLAQRDIDRFYLNSDGAARAEGASYTSLYLYTKTEQPDKKPRSAGAYRIGSHLDKLDISGCIKEAAEKTISHLNYEKIPSGKYTVVFSAEAFLSLLGAFSNIFNAQNILDKQSLSTPESLGQQIASPFLSVCDDPLHPNNVAFTTFDGEGTPTRRVPLITEGILSNFIHSAGTAKRMNAQPTGHANIGAKVTVSPHFYHVFRGATPETEYSLETADNVVLIDDLQALHAGVQALQGSFSLPFDGWLIKGGEKISIESATVAGDFLEFLKSIVFLEAEAELTPGGISPRVWVENLSITGE; from the coding sequence ATGATCGAGATTAATCAACTAGCATCCCAAACCCAAGAAACTGCTAAAAGACTAGGAATTAAAAAGTTTGATATCTACGGGTCTGCCGTGGATGAAAATAGCGTGCAGGTAGACAATGGTGAACCGAAACAGGTGAAAGCTTCCCAACGTTCTGGGGTCACGGTGCGCGTCTGGAATGAGCAGAATACAATGGGGATTACTTCCACTACAGATGTGAATCCATTAGGATTAGAATTAGCTTTAAAAACGGCTTATGAAGCCAGTTTTTTTGGGGTCACAGAACATGTGCCTGATTTTAGTCCAGAAGCCACAGTGCCTTTGGCCAAACAAGATGCCAAAATGCCACAAGTCCAGGTTTCTACGTTGATCGAAACTTTAATTAAGGCGGAGAAAGAATTGCTGGCGGCTCACGAAGCGATCGCCAGTGTTCCTTATAATGGATTAGCCCAACGAGACATTGACAGATTTTATCTGAATAGTGATGGGGCTGCTCGGGCAGAAGGGGCTTCTTATACCTCCCTTTACCTATACACCAAAACCGAACAACCGGACAAAAAACCCCGCAGTGCTGGGGCTTATCGGATCGGCAGTCACTTGGACAAACTGGATATTTCTGGTTGCATTAAAGAAGCGGCAGAGAAAACCATTAGTCACTTAAACTACGAAAAGATCCCATCGGGGAAATATACCGTAGTTTTTTCGGCGGAAGCCTTTTTAAGTCTCTTGGGAGCCTTTTCTAATATCTTTAATGCCCAGAATATTTTAGACAAACAAAGTCTTTCAACCCCAGAGTCCTTAGGGCAGCAAATTGCCTCTCCTTTCTTGTCTGTGTGTGACGATCCCTTGCATCCGAATAATGTGGCTTTTACTACCTTTGATGGGGAAGGAACACCTACTCGTCGAGTCCCGCTAATTACCGAGGGAATTTTGAGCAATTTTATTCATAGTGCAGGTACGGCTAAACGGATGAATGCTCAACCCACAGGACACGCGAATATTGGGGCGAAAGTAACGGTCAGTCCCCATTTTTATCATGTTTTCCGTGGGGCAACACCAGAGACAGAGTACAGTCTAGAAACCGCCGATAATGTGGTATTAATTGATGATTTGCAAGCACTCCATGCGGGGGTTCAAGCTTTGCAGGGGTCTTTTTCTTTACCCTTTGATGGTTGGTTAATTAAGGGTGGCGAAAAAATCAGCATAGAATCCGCTACGGTGGCGGGAGATTTTCTGGAATTTCTCAAATCAATTGTATTTTTAGAAGCGGAAGCCGAACTGACCCCTGGGGGCATTTCTCCGCGAGTTTGGGTGGAAAATCTCTCGATTACGGGTGAGTAA